Proteins encoded by one window of Patescibacteria group bacterium:
- the purD gene encoding phosphoribosylamine--glycine ligase, translating into MKKKINILVIGGGGREHALVWKIAQSPRVAKIFVAPGNGGTAKLASNIDIKSTDFKALINFAKSNQIGLTIVGPDDPLALGIVDSFQKAGLRIFGPSKKAARIESSKIFSKNLMKAASVPTAKFRTFNNFEKALSYIKLQNMPIVIKANGLALGKGVSICNSLEEAKAALKKIMVEKAFGASGDSVVIEEYLGSDQELSIHCITDGKTSVIFPTSQDHKQIFDGDIGPNTGGMGTYAPVPWAGKDYLKWAENKVIKPVLVGLKKKNIEYAGCLYPGLKLTKDGPKVLEFNARFGDPETQSYMRLLDSDLIEIIEACIDGKLKDLDVKWKLGFAACIIIASKGYPASKSKEIPIVGIDGAEKIPNVVVFHSGTKIKDGGICTSGGRVLGVTATGKTLKQALDSVYQAVDQIKFEGMQFRTDIGAKAFLKSKKSCL; encoded by the coding sequence ATGAAGAAGAAGATTAATATATTGGTTATCGGTGGTGGCGGAAGAGAACATGCACTGGTTTGGAAAATTGCCCAATCCCCCAGAGTCGCAAAAATTTTTGTCGCACCCGGAAACGGCGGAACAGCTAAGCTGGCATCAAATATTGATATTAAGTCGACAGACTTTAAGGCATTGATCAATTTTGCAAAAAGTAATCAAATTGGCCTTACGATTGTTGGTCCCGACGATCCGCTCGCCCTAGGAATAGTCGACTCATTTCAGAAGGCCGGATTGAGAATCTTTGGCCCTAGCAAAAAAGCCGCGCGGATTGAGTCTTCAAAAATCTTTTCGAAAAACTTGATGAAGGCTGCTTCTGTTCCCACCGCTAAATTTAGGACTTTTAATAATTTTGAGAAAGCTTTGTCTTATATTAAATTACAAAATATGCCGATTGTTATTAAAGCAAACGGCTTGGCTTTGGGTAAGGGCGTTTCAATCTGCAATAGTCTAGAAGAGGCAAAAGCTGCTCTTAAAAAAATAATGGTTGAGAAAGCTTTTGGCGCCTCCGGAGATTCGGTTGTTATCGAAGAATATTTGGGATCGGACCAGGAACTTTCTATCCATTGCATAACCGATGGAAAAACTTCAGTTATTTTCCCAACCTCACAAGACCACAAACAAATTTTCGATGGCGATATAGGTCCGAATACTGGCGGAATGGGAACTTATGCTCCTGTGCCTTGGGCAGGAAAGGATTATCTTAAATGGGCAGAAAACAAAGTGATTAAGCCAGTTTTAGTAGGGCTCAAAAAGAAAAATATTGAATATGCCGGTTGCTTGTATCCCGGGTTGAAATTGACGAAAGACGGACCGAAAGTTCTCGAGTTTAATGCCAGATTTGGCGATCCAGAAACCCAATCATACATGCGGCTGCTCGACTCTGATTTGATCGAAATTATTGAGGCTTGTATCGATGGCAAATTAAAAGATCTGGATGTGAAGTGGAAATTGGGCTTCGCAGCCTGCATAATAATTGCCTCCAAAGGTTACCCGGCTAGTAAGTCAAAAGAGATTCCGATCGTTGGCATTGATGGAGCGGAAAAAATTCCGAATGTTGTTGTATTTCATTCCGGAACGAAAATCAAAGATGGTGGTATATGCACCTCTGGCGGAAGAGTACTTGGTGTGACAGCAACCGGAAAAACTCTAAAACAAGCTCTGGATAGCGTTTACCAGGCGGTTGATCAAATAAAATTTGAGGGAATGCAATTCCGTACTGATATTGGAGCAAAAGCTTTTTTGAAATCTAAGAAGTCTTGTTTGTAA
- the rplT gene encoding 50S ribosomal protein L20 — protein sequence MRVKRGTVRHAKHKKIIKAAKGYTGRRKSVFKLAKQAVLKAGKYSYRDRRVKKREFRSLWIVRINAFLSDKGISYSEFIHKLAEKKIDLNRKILADLAKNNPEVMEKLVAEVK from the coding sequence ATGAGAGTAAAACGTGGCACGGTAAGACATGCCAAACACAAAAAAATTATCAAAGCGGCAAAAGGATATACTGGACGAAGAAAGTCCGTTTTTAAGCTTGCCAAGCAAGCAGTCCTTAAGGCTGGTAAGTATTCATATCGTGACAGACGAGTGAAAAAGAGAGAATTCCGCTCACTTTGGATCGTCCGAATCAATGCATTTCTTTCAGACAAGGGGATTTCCTATTCCGAGTTCATACACAAACTTGCCGAGAAAAAGATAGATCTAAACCGCAAAATCCTTGCTGACCTTGCCAAAAACAATCCTGAAGTAATGGAAAAGCTGGTCGCCGAAGTAAAATAA
- a CDS encoding 50S ribosomal protein L35 — translation MPKLKTHKATVKRVRKTGSGILMRDKAAVSHLLTHKSDRKKVPQRVTTADIKKVKKLAPYL, via the coding sequence ATGCCAAAACTTAAAACTCACAAAGCAACAGTAAAACGAGTCCGAAAAACCGGATCTGGTATTTTGATGCGAGACAAAGCTGCGGTTTCCCACCTCCTTACCCATAAATCTGATCGCAAGAAGGTGCCGCAAAGAGTTACAACTGCAGATATCAAGAAAGTTAAAAAACTTGCCCCATACCTATAA
- the infC gene encoding translation initiation factor IF-3, protein MLFLGLQKGKKEFRISKNRFIRINENIRFSPLLVIDEEGNKLGEISNAEAISLAKEKGLDLVEINSTSRPPVCKIMDFGRYKYELAKKDKENKAKQKETGLKEIRLTANIGDHDIEYKAKQARELFDKGFKIKVSMRLRGRENAFVGNAINVFDRFSQASGLIYESRPGKLGNMLNAMVKGIREESNESEKED, encoded by the coding sequence TTGTTATTCTTAGGGCTGCAAAAAGGAAAAAAGGAGTTCAGAATTAGCAAGAACAGATTTATCCGGATCAATGAAAATATCCGGTTCTCACCGCTTCTTGTCATAGACGAAGAAGGAAACAAGCTCGGGGAAATATCCAACGCCGAGGCTATTAGCCTTGCCAAGGAAAAAGGGCTTGATCTTGTGGAGATAAATTCTACTTCTCGCCCGCCTGTATGCAAAATTATGGATTTTGGCCGCTATAAATACGAATTGGCTAAAAAAGACAAAGAAAACAAAGCCAAACAAAAAGAAACCGGCCTAAAAGAGATACGCCTTACTGCCAATATCGGTGACCATGATATTGAATACAAAGCAAAACAGGCAAGGGAACTTTTCGACAAAGGATTCAAAATCAAAGTTTCAATGCGTCTCCGTGGCAGGGAGAATGCCTTTGTAGGAAATGCGATTAATGTATTTGATAGATTTTCACAAGCTTCTGGCCTTATTTACGAATCTAGGCCTGGTAAACTAGGAAATATGCTAAATGCGATGGTTAAGGGAATTAGAGAAGAATCAAACGAATCGGAAAAAGAGGATTAG
- a CDS encoding diacylglycerol kinase family protein, with protein MYYYIFDPKKCKKKTQVEAIKDQLAHIGISGEFTYVTGVQSASELAEIGLRKKYSTIVAVGSDDIINQVADKMVGKPEAMGIIPLEASAEIENVIGVRNPRDAIDVLRFRRIKEINLGMTGNRRHFITSAELELKKSTEITIEFKGYLVQAKVSKMTISNIEPNVKKPKPEYLDVTIQSDIQHENGILEKISGLFTLNKILEKNISTFRARSMRIFTNKSVFITSGGSVISKTPQYIESTDEKLRLIVGKHIED; from the coding sequence ATGTACTACTATATTTTTGATCCGAAAAAATGTAAGAAGAAAACTCAGGTTGAAGCAATCAAGGACCAGCTTGCCCATATTGGTATTTCTGGTGAATTCACTTATGTAACTGGTGTGCAATCAGCTTCAGAGCTTGCTGAGATTGGACTGCGAAAAAAATATTCAACAATCGTCGCGGTTGGTTCTGATGATATTATAAATCAAGTAGCTGACAAAATGGTTGGTAAACCAGAAGCCATGGGAATAATTCCACTCGAGGCATCGGCCGAAATCGAAAATGTTATCGGGGTTAGAAATCCAAGAGATGCTATCGATGTTCTAAGATTTCGCAGAATCAAAGAGATTAATCTTGGCATGACTGGAAACAGAAGGCATTTTATTACATCTGCCGAGCTCGAACTTAAGAAATCCACGGAAATTACGATCGAATTCAAGGGTTATCTAGTTCAGGCAAAAGTCAGCAAAATGACGATTTCAAATATTGAACCCAATGTGAAAAAACCGAAACCGGAATATTTGGACGTAACAATCCAATCTGATATTCAACATGAAAATGGTATTCTGGAAAAAATATCAGGTTTGTTTACATTGAATAAAATACTTGAAAAAAATATTAGCACCTTTCGCGCAAGATCGATGAGAATTTTTACCAATAAGTCGGTATTTATAACATCGGGAGGGTCAGTAATATCAAAAACTCCACAATATATCGAAAGTACGGATGAAAAATTGAGGTTAATTGTTGGTAAGCATATTGAAGATTGA
- a CDS encoding polymer-forming cytoskeletal protein, whose amino-acid sequence MEAQQADTIIGVDVSVKGNLKNKGSIQINGNVEGEIKSDENVTIGSSASVKGPVMAKNILVSGKVDGVVEATEKVELDPTGAVSGDIKTKTLIIREGAIFNGNSIMAGAKETPGKTEKDELKDEVIAESTPKAGFWDKNKK is encoded by the coding sequence ATGGAAGCCCAACAAGCAGACACAATCATTGGTGTGGATGTCAGCGTCAAGGGGAACTTGAAAAACAAGGGTTCGATTCAGATCAATGGTAATGTCGAGGGGGAGATTAAGAGCGATGAAAATGTGACCATTGGTTCTTCTGCGAGTGTGAAGGGTCCGGTGATGGCCAAAAATATTTTGGTTTCGGGCAAAGTTGATGGGGTGGTGGAAGCGACTGAAAAAGTTGAGCTCGATCCGACCGGAGCGGTTTCCGGCGATATTAAAACCAAAACCCTGATTATTCGCGAAGGTGCAATTTTCAATGGAAATAGTATTATGGCTGGTGCCAAAGAAACCCCTGGAAAAACTGAAAAAGATGAACTCAAAGATGAAGTAATAGCCGAAAGCACTCCCAAGGCAGGCTTCTGGGATAAAAATAAAAAGTAG
- the uvrA gene encoding excinuclease ABC subunit UvrA: protein MDQIKIHGAREHNLKNISLDIPRNKLVVITGLSGSGKSSLAFDTIYAEGQRRYVESLSSYARQFLGIMQKPDVDYIEGLSPAISIDQKSASRNPRSTVGTITEIYDYLRLLFARVGIPHCPNCGKPVSRQSVSEITEQVSKSGNNTRRIAILAPLITDKKGEHKQIFEQIKRGGFARVRLDGTIMDLEEAENLELDKQKKHSIDVVVDRLIIEPLDLARGKKGIDESNRKRLFDSIEKALEVSGGKLTVYNFETDKSKFYSENFACATCGISMPELAPRSFSFNSPHGACSYCQGLGTRREIDPKLVLPNPKLSILEGAIRPWIRSTSNSTWYFRIMEAAARAHKVDLGKPIKNLSKDDLRVILFGTGEEEFNVRGYITKYEGVIPNLMRRYKETDSDYVKREIEKYMVVKTCPSCGGARLRPEVLGVKINDKNIVEISQMTIENSAAFFDSLDKKLTESEKNIAKQIIKEISQRLNFLINVGLPYLTIDRNAATLAGGEAQRIRLATQIGSGLMGVLYILDEPSIGLHQRDNGRLLTTLKNLRDLGNTVIVVEHDEETMEESDYLIDIGPGAGEHGGNVVCQGTPSEVKKMNGSVTADYLSGRKKIDIPKIRRSGSGNFLEIIGAEENNLKNIDVKIPLNAFVCVTGVSGSGKSTLINDILAKDLSHKFHRSQELPGKHKEIVGYENLNKIIDIDQSPIGKSPRSNPATYTGAFTPIRELFASTQEARMRGYRPGRFSFNVKGGRCEKCRGDGVIKIEMHFLPDVYITCEECKGKRYNKEALEIHYKGKSIADVLDMTVEAATEFFKNIPNIYQKFVVLSEVGLGYVKLGQPATTLSGGEAQRIKLATELARRGTGKTLYILDEPTTGLHFDDVGRLLKVLNALADKGNTVLVIEHNLDVIKSADYIIDMGPEGGDKGGKVIAKGTPEEIAKSEISHTGTYLKKILK, encoded by the coding sequence ATGGATCAAATCAAAATACATGGTGCCAGAGAGCATAATTTAAAAAATATAAGCCTTGATATACCAAGGAATAAGCTTGTTGTGATCACCGGATTATCCGGTTCGGGCAAGTCTTCCCTCGCCTTTGATACGATTTACGCCGAAGGCCAGAGAAGATATGTTGAAAGCTTGTCATCCTATGCAAGGCAATTTTTGGGCATAATGCAAAAGCCAGATGTTGACTATATTGAAGGATTATCTCCGGCCATTTCGATCGACCAGAAGTCAGCGTCTAGAAATCCAAGATCAACCGTGGGAACAATCACTGAAATTTATGATTATTTAAGATTACTTTTTGCCCGGGTTGGAATTCCACATTGCCCGAATTGCGGCAAACCAGTTTCTCGTCAATCGGTTTCTGAGATTACAGAGCAGGTTTCAAAATCAGGAAATAACACTCGCCGAATAGCAATTTTAGCACCACTTATTACTGATAAAAAAGGTGAACACAAGCAAATTTTTGAACAAATTAAACGCGGCGGCTTTGCTCGCGTCCGGCTTGACGGCACAATTATGGACCTTGAGGAAGCTGAGAATCTTGAGCTCGATAAACAAAAAAAACACTCCATTGATGTTGTCGTCGATCGCCTTATTATTGAACCCCTCGACCTTGCTCGAGGTAAAAAAGGTATTGACGAATCAAACCGGAAGCGCCTCTTTGATTCTATAGAAAAGGCTCTCGAAGTTTCGGGTGGGAAACTTACCGTTTATAACTTTGAAACCGATAAATCAAAGTTTTATAGCGAGAATTTCGCTTGCGCTACTTGTGGCATTTCAATGCCAGAGTTAGCGCCGCGATCATTTTCTTTTAATTCTCCTCATGGCGCTTGTTCTTATTGCCAAGGACTCGGCACTCGCCGGGAAATTGACCCGAAGTTAGTTTTGCCTAACCCAAAATTATCAATTCTGGAGGGAGCAATTCGCCCATGGATTCGTTCGACTTCGAATTCAACCTGGTATTTTAGAATTATGGAAGCTGCTGCCCGCGCACACAAGGTTGACCTTGGTAAACCTATTAAGAACCTGAGCAAAGATGATCTGAGGGTAATTTTATTTGGCACAGGTGAAGAAGAATTCAATGTCCGAGGATATATTACAAAGTATGAAGGTGTCATACCCAACTTAATGCGACGTTATAAAGAAACTGATTCCGATTATGTAAAACGAGAAATTGAAAAATACATGGTTGTAAAAACTTGTCCATCATGCGGTGGAGCCAGATTGCGTCCGGAAGTATTGGGTGTAAAAATTAATGACAAAAATATTGTTGAAATTTCTCAAATGACGATTGAAAATTCGGCTGCTTTTTTTGATTCACTTGATAAAAAACTTACTGAGAGTGAAAAAAATATTGCCAAGCAAATTATTAAAGAAATTTCCCAGCGTCTGAATTTCTTAATTAATGTTGGCTTACCATATTTGACCATCGATCGAAATGCTGCCACCCTAGCAGGTGGAGAAGCACAAAGAATTCGCCTGGCAACCCAAATTGGTTCTGGCCTCATGGGTGTTTTATACATATTGGACGAGCCTTCGATTGGCTTACATCAGCGCGATAACGGAAGGCTTTTGACAACACTTAAAAATCTAAGAGATCTCGGAAATACCGTTATTGTAGTCGAGCATGATGAGGAAACAATGGAAGAATCAGACTATCTCATTGATATTGGTCCTGGTGCCGGTGAGCACGGCGGAAATGTTGTGTGCCAAGGCACACCAAGCGAGGTGAAAAAAATGAATGGATCTGTGACGGCTGATTATCTGTCTGGTAGAAAAAAAATTGACATACCTAAAATCCGCAGAAGCGGTTCGGGAAATTTTCTGGAAATTATCGGAGCCGAGGAAAACAACCTTAAAAATATTGACGTGAAAATTCCATTAAACGCTTTTGTTTGTGTCACAGGGGTCTCGGGTTCAGGCAAATCAACATTGATCAATGATATCCTAGCCAAAGATCTTTCGCATAAATTTCATCGATCTCAAGAACTTCCTGGAAAACACAAGGAAATAGTTGGATATGAAAATTTGAACAAGATTATCGATATTGATCAGTCTCCAATTGGTAAATCTCCACGCTCCAACCCCGCAACTTATACTGGGGCTTTTACCCCAATCAGGGAACTTTTTGCTAGCACCCAGGAAGCAAGAATGCGCGGTTACAGGCCTGGTAGATTCTCCTTTAATGTCAAAGGTGGACGCTGTGAAAAGTGCCGCGGTGATGGCGTTATTAAAATAGAAATGCACTTTTTGCCCGATGTATATATAACTTGCGAGGAATGTAAGGGCAAAAGATACAATAAAGAAGCTTTAGAAATTCATTATAAAGGTAAATCGATTGCCGATGTGCTAGATATGACAGTTGAGGCAGCAACAGAATTTTTCAAAAATATTCCGAATATATACCAAAAATTTGTGGTCTTAAGTGAAGTTGGTTTGGGCTATGTTAAGCTCGGACAGCCAGCAACAACTCTTTCTGGCGGCGAAGCTCAGCGAATTAAGCTTGCTACCGAACTTGCTAGGCGCGGAACTGGAAAAACCCTCTACATTCTCGATGAGCCGACAACCGGCTTGCATTTTGATGATGTGGGGCGGCTTTTGAAAGTTTTGAATGCGCTTGCGGACAAAGGCAATACTGTGCTTGTGATCGAACACAATCTTGATGTAATTAAATCAGCTGACTATATCATAGACATGGGCCCAGAAGGCGGGGACAAGGGTGGAAAAGTTATCGCCAAGGGCACTCCCGAAGAAATTGCCAAGTCAGAAATTTCTCATACCGGCACTTATCTTAAGAAAATATTGAAATAA
- a CDS encoding HAD-IIB family hydrolase — MEIKKQTYIFYDVDGTLAQPFQSPPEKLKKVIKGIDKAGIKQILCSGKNKEYLAGMARSLGIESTSHIIAENGGVIYDWRKMKIHYKNPDGEKVRKHKEKILSEIKGNKFAEEAKETIVTIFMEDLDKTPALAKRITKALNDPDLAIKHYKDGAIDVFHSKVNKGKALEYYFKNLTESSDAQVFTFGDGVNDLEMLEFGTPVTFADAHPEVIRAVKNRNGLVSEKDGPDGAVEALSNLSSDGLLPEAFNHIGFAYRPWGSWEVLSTGDGFKVKKMVVKPGLKLSLQKHKHRSEHWFVFEGTATVTLNGSTLKINHGNDIYIRKEAIHRVSNRGKSDLVIIEVQRGKYLGEDDIVKIKE; from the coding sequence ATGGAAATCAAAAAACAAACTTACATTTTTTATGATGTGGACGGCACATTGGCACAGCCCTTTCAGTCACCTCCAGAGAAATTAAAAAAGGTGATAAAAGGTATAGACAAGGCGGGAATAAAACAAATTCTTTGTTCCGGAAAGAACAAAGAATATTTGGCCGGAATGGCGCGCAGCCTCGGAATTGAAAGTACTTCGCATATAATTGCTGAAAATGGCGGCGTCATTTACGATTGGCGGAAGATGAAAATTCATTATAAAAATCCGGATGGAGAAAAAGTCAGAAAACATAAAGAGAAAATTTTGTCCGAAATCAAAGGCAATAAATTTGCCGAGGAAGCAAAAGAAACTATTGTTACCATATTTATGGAAGATCTTGATAAAACTCCGGCGTTAGCAAAGAGGATTACTAAAGCGTTAAATGATCCAGACTTAGCTATTAAACACTACAAAGACGGGGCGATTGACGTTTTCCATTCAAAGGTGAACAAGGGTAAGGCCCTGGAATATTATTTTAAAAATTTGACTGAGTCATCCGATGCACAAGTTTTCACATTTGGAGATGGTGTCAACGATCTTGAGATGCTCGAGTTTGGAACCCCTGTAACATTTGCTGATGCCCACCCGGAAGTGATAAGGGCAGTAAAAAATCGAAATGGACTTGTCTCAGAAAAAGATGGCCCTGATGGCGCAGTCGAGGCTCTATCCAATTTATCTTCGGACGGGCTGCTCCCGGAGGCCTTCAACCACATCGGATTTGCTTATCGTCCCTGGGGCAGCTGGGAGGTTTTGTCAACCGGTGACGGATTCAAGGTAAAGAAAATGGTTGTAAAACCTGGCCTTAAATTAAGTTTACAGAAACATAAACATCGATCTGAACACTGGTTTGTTTTTGAGGGCACTGCAACCGTTACACTAAATGGTTCTACCCTTAAAATTAACCACGGTAATGACATTTACATCCGAAAAGAAGCGATACATCGCGTTAGCAATAGGGGCAAATCTGATTTGGTAATCATAGAGGTCCAACGGGGTAAGTATTTAGGCGAAGATGACATTGTGAAAATTAAAGAATAA
- a CDS encoding DNA polymerase encodes MDLKKKPKDFSTLFLDMNAYFASIEQQVNPPLRGQPVGITPYTGPTGCVIARSYEAKDWGVGTGDLVRDARKKCPKIQIIEARPALYQLYHREILKVLKAHSPYVTPLSIDEFLIHLTGSDCSEVNSLKMAESLKNGITKSGDYLKCSIGIGPNYFLSKVAGESKKPDGLTVIKLNKLDEFYKHLRLRDLPGINHRMEAQLAHRGIYSSSDFFQANLVSMSRMFGHIGKTWYYRLRGYNIDEFEVKTKTIGHSHVLPPDFRTRNQAVAVIEKLVAKSGYRLRNQGYFAAGVAISVGFMEGGGFHKTKKCTAFSDNRTFLLEVKSLLKNCQIWRTPLYVAVSAFNLSRQTGRQISIFSEIERSRRISEAMDEVNDEFGASTLFTGSLFPAKDTAPDRIPFGRVRYEILNF; translated from the coding sequence ATGGACCTAAAGAAAAAACCCAAAGATTTTTCAACTCTTTTTCTCGATATGAACGCTTATTTTGCCTCTATTGAGCAGCAGGTCAACCCACCTCTTCGCGGCCAACCTGTCGGTATCACGCCCTATACCGGCCCAACCGGCTGCGTAATTGCGCGTTCATACGAGGCCAAGGATTGGGGAGTGGGGACGGGGGACCTGGTCCGCGATGCTAGAAAAAAATGCCCCAAAATCCAAATTATCGAGGCACGACCAGCGCTTTATCAGCTCTATCACCGGGAAATTTTGAAAGTTTTGAAGGCTCACTCTCCGTATGTCACTCCCCTTTCGATTGACGAATTCTTAATTCATCTTACGGGCAGTGATTGTTCAGAAGTAAATTCGCTCAAGATGGCGGAAAGTCTGAAGAACGGAATCACAAAAAGTGGCGACTACCTAAAGTGTTCAATCGGTATCGGTCCAAATTATTTTCTTTCAAAGGTAGCCGGAGAGTCAAAAAAACCAGACGGCCTTACTGTTATAAAGTTAAATAAACTAGATGAATTTTACAAACATTTAAGATTGCGTGATTTACCAGGAATTAATCACAGAATGGAAGCCCAGCTAGCGCATCGTGGTATATACTCATCTTCTGATTTTTTTCAAGCAAATTTAGTTTCCATGTCGCGAATGTTCGGCCACATTGGCAAAACCTGGTATTACCGATTGCGTGGATATAATATTGATGAATTTGAAGTCAAGACTAAAACCATCGGGCACTCGCATGTTTTACCACCGGATTTCAGGACTCGTAATCAAGCAGTGGCAGTGATCGAAAAATTAGTAGCAAAATCCGGCTATCGGCTTCGCAATCAGGGCTACTTTGCTGCCGGGGTTGCTATTTCTGTTGGTTTTATGGAAGGCGGAGGGTTTCACAAGACCAAAAAGTGCACCGCTTTTTCTGATAATCGGACATTTCTCCTGGAAGTAAAAAGTCTACTTAAAAATTGCCAAATTTGGCGCACACCGCTTTATGTTGCCGTCTCTGCCTTCAATTTATCTCGGCAGACGGGGCGGCAAATCTCGATCTTTTCAGAAATAGAGCGTTCACGACGGATTTCCGAAGCGATGGATGAGGTGAATGATGAGTTTGGTGCAAGCACGCTGTTTACCGGCTCGCTTTTCCCCGCAAAAGACACAGCGCCTGATCGCATTCCATTTGGGAGAGTAAGATATGAAATACTCAATTTTTGA